The Apium graveolens cultivar Ventura chromosome 10, ASM990537v1, whole genome shotgun sequence nucleotide sequence AAATTCAGCGATGCTCTTATGCAGAAAAAACTGTCTGTTTTCACTTGATGGTGATGTGgtgcaaaaaaaaaattaagacaTACCAGTTTGTTTAGGattatcaaatcatcaaaattaaaAGTTCAGCTCAGTATGGATGCATGTGGGAACAAGAAGATGAGAGATGTTCTATCTTATTTATAGTTTTAGTTGTTGCTATATGCCTATATTGCCTGAGGATCAACAATCTCTATAGCATATATACCTGACTATCTGATAATTTGTGAGTATTGGCATCTGAATTTTCTTTTAAGATGAATTTAGTAAGGAGTCCATGCATCTCCATATACCTAgttgattttattttaattttttaaatccATTCTTAACTGTTCTTGTAGGATCTGTGAAAGACTCCGTAGTAGGGGAAGAGCGTATTGCTCAGTATTTGCTGGCAGTTTTAAACTGCCGTAGCACTCCCCTGCACTGGAGACACATAAATACTAGAGGATTGGAAGAAAACAATTCCAATGATAAAAATGAGTATAATGTCAAGGACCTTTTGAGAAACAGGAGGAAACCCCCCAATTTATCTGATGTGCACTATATTGAGGTAAGCAATGATCTTATAATTCTTATCCAGGAAGTCAAAAGAAGCTGCTATGAGATGATTTAGTTTTAGGAAGTGAAACTGAGATTCCGATTGTTTGCCGGAAAATAACTTGATTTTGGGAAAAAAATTGGAAATATTTTCTCTGGAGATTTCTGGGTTCCGTTATTTTTCTATATTAAAATATGGTGAGAAAATGTTTTCCTCTTCTGAAATGGGGAAGTCATTTTTCACAAATTCATGACTTTTCTCAAAGGAATTTTTTTCCttcgaaaaatattttagtttCCCGAAAACCAAAACAAACACTAGAAAATCTGGAATTTTTTTTCAGAAAGTCAAACAAACAAAGAAGAAATGGAGAATATTTTCCAGAGCCCAAACAAATCGAAAAATCCGGAAAAATATTTTACAGGAAACATACGGAGCCTTAGTATCTTCAATGCCAATATCATGGATTCCCTGTGACTAAGGCAACCGGTGCGTGTAAAAATGTGTTGCATAAAGCTTTTTGACATGTTTTGTTTTATTGCCTTGTGCTTATGATATATTTAAATTTCAGGTTGTGTTTAAGCAAGAAAATGCCTACTACAGTATCTTTAATTATCATCCTATTAGTAAATTTAAAAGTTCCCTTTCTCGAGAATTATGCTTGTATACTGATGAGAATTTCACGACTTGTACTCTTGATTCCGTATCATGTTTGTGAACAAGGGCAAGGATACCCTAATCTACCTGATAAATATTACCCAGGCTAACTTTAGGACCGAGTTTGGATTTATTTGATGTTTTTACCTAATAAAACAAACACTACAGGCAGTGATCCACTCAAGAGTTGGACTACATGCCTAAGATCGGATAAATTCACTTTTCATCCATGCTTAAAGCTTTTTTAAAGGAACTTGTGATACATGCTGTAGTCTCCAAAATGTTGCCTCTTTTCACATTTTCCTCTTACTCACAATTTCTGTTGCTTACAGGATGTTGTCACTGAAGTCCAACGAACACTGTATGTGACTCTCTCAGAATTTGATGGTGATTTGGATAATGAAAATGACTTGGAGGTTTTAATAGCACAACAGTTTGAAGCACTGCAGAAAGCACTAAAGATACCTAACAAAGCATCGGAGGCTCGGACTATGGTTTCAAAAAAGTTTCTAACTTTGTTTAGAGCAGGTAAACTAGGTCCATTCATCCTTGATGAAGTCCCAGATGTCTCTGCATCCTGAGTCCTGCCTAAGGTGATCGCAATTGTAGCCCCGTCGCTTCCAAAGGTGACATTCGCGAGTTCCCGGGATGTTTTTGATATTAACAAGTGAACTTCACTCCTCACAGCACAATATTCAGGACAGACAAATTACCTGATAAACAGTACTAACAACTTGTAAGTTTAGCCACCCTCTAGAAACATTTGAATGTATAGTATTTTATGAAAAGTTTGACCAACCCCCGGTCAATGTAGACTTTACAAACTTGGCCCAGTCTATTTTTTACCAAGAGGAATTATAGTTTTTATTGCGTAATTTCCCGTCAATCAAGTTATTGCTTTCATATCCTCCATTTACTTAGGAATATGTGATATCCGTAGAGGATTGTTCTTTCCTCTTCTGTAGTTCTGTATGGCTGGATGGTCGCACGAATTTTTCGAGAAACatttaaaaatgaaaaaataTGCTGCATATTCTGACGGTGTGGTGATGCCAGTTTTGTTGATAATAACTACGCATCATTGGAACCTTTTAAATCGCGGCACTTTAAACCAATTGGAGCGAAAATGAGATTTCAATACAAAAATGTATTAGAATTATTACCCTAATCATAGTAACCATTTAGAAATCTCATTACCCGAAGGGCCCTATGTAGTTACGGGTGGTAAACTTCTATAGTTTTATCTTGAGTTAGAATGGAATCTTTATATCACAAGTGGCTTACAGTACACTAGGAGTGTGAAAACTGGACCAACTAAATTTCCAAAAACTGCACAAGAATTTAACATGTACGATTGAGAATTTACCACTCAATGTAAGAGATTGCTATTGAAGTACAAGGCATTATTCAACTAGCCTATCTACGGTAAGAAAAAGAGCGAATCATAAAAAAATGACGGCATTGGGCATGGACACTCCATCCTTATACATGGGGGAAAATATAATAGCAACTCACTTATTTGATGCAATGAACTCCCGGTACTCTCTCTTCATCTTGACCCCCGACACAGTCCTGCATGTCGATTATACTTTGTAAGTGCACATATTGAAAGAATGACAAGGGAAATCTGCAATATAAGTAGCTTCAATAGCATATAATACTATGTACCTGAAAGGCTGAAACTGCTAAAAAAATGGAGAATTAAACAAGGACTGCAGCAAGTAAAACATGTATGGCAGTTTCGGGGAATATAGAAGGCTAATAAATTTACTTGTCCAGTGGGCTTATGTTGACTGTAATTTTAATTTTCCAATAGAACAAAAACTTTCAAAGAGCTGCTAGTAGGGGGATTTCATCAAAGTCTTTGCCTCGTAAGAGTTTATTATAGCTACATACTATATGGAAATATCGAATAGAGGAATATCTGATAGAATTGCAGGCATTCAGCTGAAAGTTAATAAGATTTGACTCTTAGTGAAAGAAAATGATAATTGTGAAACTCCATTCTTATATTTTATTAAAGTGGCATTGACCCTGTAGTCAGTGCAGCTACTTACTGGGCTTAGTTTCAATCTGTTTATCTTCTTTTTTAGTTAATTAGGAAGTAACTTGATATAAGGGTTGGCTAGAATGGAGCTTTAGTTGTAGTTGCACCTAAATTATTAGGTCTTGTTATAGTTCTAGCGACATGCATATTAGCCTATAGACTTGGTTTGGTTACCATTTCTATGGATTATCTTAGTTTCATTTTCTATATATGAAGTATTAAGGCTTTATGAGTTGGCACTCTTGACTATTGTTATGTTTTCACAAACTTACTTTGGCTTCAACTTCCGGTTATGCAGGTATCAAAGTTTATGAGCTAGGACTCAAGTGACTATTATTATGTTTTAATCAAGCTGCTTGATTACAGTGAATGATAATATATCAGCTTAGCAGGTTCAATTTATATATTATGTCAAGTAAGATTTTACATTCCGCAAAGAGGGATATGTGATCGTGTCATGCTTTATACTCTTTTTGGACTTGTGACATTACAACTGCCAGATATATTTTTGCTCTAAAAGAACAGAAATACTATAGCTACCAACCTGATCATTTCCTTATTTTTGAAAAATTGTACGCATGGTGTGCCCATAATTCCAGCTGCTTCGGCAACTTCTGGATCTTCTTCAATATCAATTTCAACAAAATGAACATTTTCATCATACTCATCTATGACCTGAAGATGAAGAATAGTTCAGAAGAAGCTCATAAACAATTAATAAGCATGAAACCAATGGATTTTTTTGTATTTCGTGCTAAGAATATTCCCTCTATAAGCGCGTACACCAAAATAGTATTTATCAATAGCAGAATAtgtttaaaatcaaatatatGTCTAAAGCTCTTATTTCTCACAAAATTTGGGCCATATATTTAGTAGGTCGTTAAAATTTTGCTATCTGCATAAGTATGATGTGGCCACAAGACCCTGTGCTTTACTCAAAAATAAATTCATAGAAGTGCCATGAAGGGACAAAAGAGGATGGACAGGTGATCTAGACAAGTAATCAATCAAATAAGATAACAGAAAAATATAGCTTTATGCCATCCTATCCCAGCCAAAACCCATTTGAAGAAGATGTACACCTCTCACAAACCAAGAAAAGAAAGATGCCTAGGATTGGCTCATATAAAACTAAAATCATCAAATTAGGAGCGTGCATACAATTTAAATATCGGGCTTCTCAACTTATTCAGTACTCTTGCACGTTTTCACCTAT carries:
- the LOC141689286 gene encoding short integuments 2, mitochondrial isoform X2 codes for the protein MLTNKRRIIALNKKDLANPNIMHRWSHYFESCKQDFLAINAHSKSSVQKLLELAEFKLKEAITKEPTLLIMVVGVPNVGKSSLINSIHQIAATRFPVQKKKKRATVGPLPGVTQDIAGYKIANQPSIYVLDTPGVLVPSIPDIETGLKLALTGSVKDSVVGEERIAQYLLAVLNCRSTPLHWRHINTRGLEENNSNDKNEYNVKDLLRNRRKPPNLSDVHYIEDVVTEVQRTLYVTLSEFDGDLDNENDLEVLIAQQFEALQKALKIPNKASEARTMVSKKFLTLFRAGKLGPFILDEVPDVSAS